A single window of Zea mays cultivar B73 chromosome 10, Zm-B73-REFERENCE-NAM-5.0, whole genome shotgun sequence DNA harbors:
- the LOC100278567 gene encoding uncharacterized isoform X1, translating into MIEAGGGSITPHVQNFLLETCTGSNVERCRDSTYTTIIFKKIISEVELSSNVVIDELYEEFAQRMLSEAKFSFLDKTSHIYKEISFLSPTYDHIFPKRVSVVARLSCSSNMLEGDTGCSIWPSSLFLSEFVLSYPKIFSTKCCFELGSGVGLVGICLNHVGASKVILTDGDPCTLRNMKENMELNNLCIEQEDSRALKESKNKVECKYLSWEEVSESDLWGYQPDVVLGADIIYDPVCVPHLVRVLSMLLRRDGRQGGTNGTSVDEFVYETEAPVAYIATVVRNPETFDCFATAAADTGLSVLNITSSTAPSRFLPYMLSYDRSSVQLLRISLLS; encoded by the exons atgat AGAAGCTGGGGGAGGTTCTATCACACCGCATGTCCAAAATTTCCTTTTGGAGACTTGCACTGGCTCAAAC GTAGAAAGATGTCGAGACTCTACTTATACAACAATTATTTTTAAAAAGATTATATCTGAGGTTGAATTATCTTCAAATGTTGTGATTGATGAACTTTATGAGGAGTTTGCTCAACGTATGTTGTCCGAAGCA AAATTTTCATTTTTAGACAAGACAAGTCATATTTATAAAGAAATATCTTTTCTATCTCCTACAT ATGATCATATTTTCCCAAAGCGAGTAAGTGTTGTGGCCCGACTATCATGTTCTTCTAATATGCTTGAAGGTGATACAGG GTGTTCAATTTGGCCATCAAGTTTATTCTTGTCTGAATTTGTTCTTTCATACCCTAAAATTTTCTCCACAAAGTGTTGCTTCGAG CTAGGTTCCGGTGTCGGTCTGGTGGGCATTTGTCTTAATCATGTTGGTGCCTCTAAG GTTATTCTTACTGATGGTGACCCATGTACACTCAGAAACATGAAGGAAAATATGGAACTGAATAACTTATGCATTGAGCAGGAAGATTCTAGAGCGCTAAAAGAAAGTAAGAATAAG GTCGAGTGCAAATATCTTTCTTGGGAAGAAGTGTCCGAAAGTGATTTATGGGGCTACCAGCCGGACGTAGT TCTTGGCGCAGATATAATCTATGACCCGGTTTGTGTGCCGCACCTTGTCCGAGTGCTCTCAATGCTGTTGAGACGAGATGGTAGACAAGGGGGAACCAACGGaacatctgttgacgaatttgtaTATGAAACGGAGGCTCCGGTCGCCTACATTGCCACGGTGGTTCGAAATCCGGAGACTTTCGACTGCTTCGCCACAGCAGCTGCCGATACAGGATTGTCCGTCTTGAACATCACCAGTAGCACGGCTCCTTCAAGATTTCTCCCTTACATGCTGTCTTATGATAGGTCTAGTGTGCAGCTTCTTAGAATTAGTTTGTTGTCATAG
- the LOC100280384 gene encoding uncharacterized protein LOC100280384: MVGDLSLLAVASASPVVLPPSKELHGVLPLQGKRPQDAGVQLCAPLQQHPPHHLEAVPYHQGQPVQMVVPGNHQGQALPAAYQAITMPDTAVLIDVQDSHPDSVQLSLGIAEQCARQEKLLKFLVSGSDVKELDESLLAEFTGQQTLAINMGTHPYMPDDKLSIPEFMLNEPQHYLPEKELVIPDPLLHFIQSHGAALTIDQSGRVLLAGNGDEMRDLLSIFLAFNMSRRETGGCKAAFLVPYFERKRRSRANSQVSNLKLAGTTADVSKSTDFNSKSLSKKKHKVKNIKERDSYQRNYIHASEVILSILLDKDRSSSTILSLKKAGPEITELLTQCSIGIAGTGLAILLSVMCKMSNGMRTPFASARLLSTSVGFGLFWLSWAVNGLRDTIASIFRSRSGMNIEDDEVAVKIEKSVNEILFRALTLLAITALKFA; the protein is encoded by the exons ATGGTGGGGGACCTGTCCCTCCTCGCCGTCGCCTCCGCCTCCCCCGTCGTCCTCCCGCCTTCCAAG GAGCTCCATGGCGTGCTTCCTCTCCAGGGTAAGAGACCGCAGGACGCCGGCGTGCAGCTCTGCGCGCCgttgcagcagcatccgccccacCATCTAGAGGCGGTGCCTTACCACCAGGGCCAGCCCGTGCAGATGGTCGTGCCCGGCAACCATCAGGGACAGGCCCTCCCGGCGGCCTACCAGGCCATCACGATGCCCGACACGGCCGTGCTCATCGACGTGCAAG ATTCTCACCCTGACTCGGTTCAACTTAGCCTTGGGATTGCGGAGCAATGTGCAAGGCAAGAGAAACTCCTCAAGTTTCTGGTGTCAGGATCTGATGTAAAGGAACTTGATGAATCCTTGTTAGCTGAATTCACGGGGCAACAGACTCTAGCAATAAACATGGGAACTCATCCATATATGCCGGATGATAAGCTATCAATTCCTGAATTCATGTTGAATGAGCCCCAACACTATCTGCCAGAGAAAGAACTTGTCATCCCAGATCCTCTTCTGCACTTCATCCAGTCCCATGGTGCTGCTCTTACTATTGATCAAAGTGGTCGGGTCCTCTTAGCTGGCAATGGTGATGAGATGAGAGACTTGCTCTCAATTTTCCTGGCGTTCAACATGTCGAGACGAGAAACAGGTGGCTGCAAGGCTGCATTTCTTGTTCCATACTTTGAGAG GAAAAGACGTTCTAGGGCTAACAGCCAAGTATCCAATTTAAAATTAGCAGGCACAACTGCTGATGTTTCAAAAAG TACTGATTTTAATTCAAAATCTTTGTCAAAGAAGAAACATAAAGTGAAAAACATCAAAGAACGTGACTCGTATCAGAGAAACTACATACATGCTAGCGAGGTTATTTTATCCATCCTGCTGGACAAGGACAGGAGCAGCTCGACAATCCTCTCGCTGAAAAAGGCTGGTCCTGAGATCACTGAACTTTTAACGCAATGCTCTATCGGCATTGCTGGAACTGGACTGGCTATTCTCCTGTCAGTTATGTGCAAGATGTCTAATGGCATGAGGACTCCTTTTGCTTCTGCCCGACTGCTTAGCACCAGCGTCGGATTCGGACTCTTCTGGCTATCCTGGGCAGTCAATGGATTGCGTGACACCATCGCCAGCATTTTCAGAAGCCGAAGTGGCATGAATATCGAGGATGACGAGGTCGCAGTGAAAATAGAAAAAAGTGTGAACGAGATCCTCTTCAGGGCATTAACTCTCCTGGCAATCACTGCACTGAAGTTTGCATGA
- the LOC100278567 gene encoding uncharacterized LOC100278567, with amino-acid sequence MANAAAQNSTEQLLHLKLAFLAGEPPSCVLTLAREAGGGSITPHVQNFLLETCTGSNVERCRDSTYTTIIFKKIISEVELSSNVVIDELYEEFAQRMLSEAKFSFLDKTSHIYKEISFLSPTYDHIFPKRVSVVARLSCSSNMLEGDTGCSIWPSSLFLSEFVLSYPKIFSTKCCFELGSGVGLVGICLNHVGASKVILTDGDPCTLRNMKENMELNNLCIEQEDSRALKESKNKVECKYLSWEEVSESDLWGYQPDVVLGADIIYDPVCVPHLVRVLSMLLRRDGRQGGTNGTSVDEFVYETEAPVAYIATVVRNPETFDCFATAAADTGLSVLNITSSTAPSRFLPYMLSYDRSSVQLLRISLLS; translated from the exons ATGGCTAACGCGGCGGCGCAGAACAGTACCGAGCAGCTGCTCCACCTGAAGCTCGCGTTCCTCGCTGGAGAGCCTCCCTCCTGCGTGCTCACGCTCGCTAG AGAAGCTGGGGGAGGTTCTATCACACCGCATGTCCAAAATTTCCTTTTGGAGACTTGCACTGGCTCAAAC GTAGAAAGATGTCGAGACTCTACTTATACAACAATTATTTTTAAAAAGATTATATCTGAGGTTGAATTATCTTCAAATGTTGTGATTGATGAACTTTATGAGGAGTTTGCTCAACGTATGTTGTCCGAAGCA AAATTTTCATTTTTAGACAAGACAAGTCATATTTATAAAGAAATATCTTTTCTATCTCCTACAT ATGATCATATTTTCCCAAAGCGAGTAAGTGTTGTGGCCCGACTATCATGTTCTTCTAATATGCTTGAAGGTGATACAGG GTGTTCAATTTGGCCATCAAGTTTATTCTTGTCTGAATTTGTTCTTTCATACCCTAAAATTTTCTCCACAAAGTGTTGCTTCGAG CTAGGTTCCGGTGTCGGTCTGGTGGGCATTTGTCTTAATCATGTTGGTGCCTCTAAG GTTATTCTTACTGATGGTGACCCATGTACACTCAGAAACATGAAGGAAAATATGGAACTGAATAACTTATGCATTGAGCAGGAAGATTCTAGAGCGCTAAAAGAAAGTAAGAATAAG GTCGAGTGCAAATATCTTTCTTGGGAAGAAGTGTCCGAAAGTGATTTATGGGGCTACCAGCCGGACGTAGT TCTTGGCGCAGATATAATCTATGACCCGGTTTGTGTGCCGCACCTTGTCCGAGTGCTCTCAATGCTGTTGAGACGAGATGGTAGACAAGGGGGAACCAACGGaacatctgttgacgaatttgtaTATGAAACGGAGGCTCCGGTCGCCTACATTGCCACGGTGGTTCGAAATCCGGAGACTTTCGACTGCTTCGCCACAGCAGCTGCCGATACAGGATTGTCCGTCTTGAACATCACCAGTAGCACGGCTCCTTCAAGATTTCTCCCTTACATGCTGTCTTATGATAGGTCTAGTGTGCAGCTTCTTAGAATTAGTTTGTTGTCATAG